The nucleotide sequence GTTCATCAGAGCTAAATCTATTGAAACACATCTTATTTGGGCAGTCAAGAGTGGTTCAGCTGGCTCGTGGAGAGAGGTCTTGCCATATCTTTTACCAGCTATGTCCTGGGGCTCCTTCTGCTTTGAGAGGTTTGGATTCCAATATTGAACCTTTCATTTTAATCTATTTTGTTACTTATTTTACTTGTTCGGGCTTTACCTCTGTTGTGGGCTCCACATTTTAGTTATCTAAGTTGGATATGAATTTTCAGTAATTCCTCTATGTGATCGTATAAACATTTTTAAGCCATGAACCATCTTCCGTTGTTACTGTTGCATTATACAACTTGTGAGATGCTTTCTTCATATCTTTTTTAGAATGGAAATTACTATGATCGAACAGTAACATAGGAGCATTGTAATGGTAAATATGCATGAACATGCAATCACAAGTCTGTAGCTTTTTAAAAACTAGATGGTGTTGAATGTGGAATACAATAAGAAGAGGTTATCTACTTGGTGCATGGAAGTTTGAGTTGAAATTTGGAATTTGAACATAAACTAGACGGAGTAGAGTTGGTTATATCAAGTGATCGGAAACACCTGCAACACCATCGTTGACTGAAGTTCCTTGAGTTCTATGAACATAcgtgtttttttccttttttggttaAAATGATCATCTAAAGATAAGATATTAGACATTCAACTTCTTTGGCATTTGATCATTCCAGAAAAGGGACCACTATTTCTTGGCTAGATGTGTGATCGAATATTGTGTCTCATTTTTTCAGATAAACTTAAACTGAAAGGTGCTTCAGAGTACAACTTTCTCAACCAGACTGAGTCCTTGGTGATCCATAATGTTGACGATGCAAAAAAGTTTCATATGCTTGTGGTGAGCTTAAGGGATCAGATTTATGGTTAAATTCTTTGGCTTTCAATTCAAATTCGTGTTGGATCTGTTTGTTGTTAATTCCTTTCATGCACTCCCTTTTCAGAAAGCACTAACACTCTGGGGATTTCTGAAAGAGACCAAGAATATGCTTTTCAGATGGTTGCGGCTCTGCTATGGCTGGGAAACATAACCTTCCAAGCAATTGGAAACAGAAACAATGTTGAAGTTGTGCAAAGTGAAGGTGAGCTATAAATGTAAAGTGCAACTTTGCGCCTCTTGTATTCTTGTTCTCTTGAAATAAATCATGCAATCGCATATTCGATTTCTATACTTGTGTCATAGTTGATATCTGATCCTATTCTTAGTAGTCTATTACAGCCTAGACTTCTTAAAAAGCGGCACAAAGCATCCAGCGTTAGCAGGGTCCGGGAAGAGTCGCACCCCAAGGGACTTCTTAATTTATAAAAACTCTGGAGTTGCATTGTGGATAGTTGAATAATTCTTGGTAATTAAAAGTACTCATAACTAATCATCCCAAGATAGTAGCAGTAACTAAACTATTCCATTGCTAAAGAACGATTTGATACCTACTAGGTGTAATTTGTACAACATACCTGCAAGACTTCATTTTACTTTTGTAATCAAATTTTAGTGCTCTCTCTCCCTCAAGTGCTTCTTCTTCCATTTTCTCTACACTCTGCTACATTcctttcttccttcttttctgCACCAACATTTAGAAAAACGGTTCATCCATTGATTTCTGGAGAACAACGTTTTGGCGTACCAAATGAAAGGTTTCTATTTTCCGCTCCCCTTTAGGACTCTCTGCTGAGCTTTGTTTAATATgtactcaacaacaacaacaaacccagtgtattcccacatagtgaggtctggggagggtaagatgtatgcagtccatacctctatctCTAAAGAAGTAtaaagactgtttccgatagaccccgggctcgagacacggaatactaaacaaattcatagtaaagcatgggacaagatggcataacataaatacgaaacccacaagtaatagaaaacagagaaaagtaaacagatttgtaataaagcatgaaacaaggtatcataacaagaataatacccccaccaagtaattctctacactagcgacccaaactgaccctagccttcttccctaattcgcgtcttccaaatcttcctatctagggtcatgtcctcagtgagctgtaactgctccatgtcccgcctaatcacctctccccagtacttcttcggcctacccctatcccgcctaaaaccatccaaagctagcctctcacacctaccaaccggggcatccatgcccctcctcatcacgtgtccgaaccatctcaatcggacttcccgcatcttattctccactggagtcacaccatccttctccctgatagtcgcattccgaactctatcccccctagtcagcccacacatccaacgcaacatccgcatttccgccacctttattttttgaatgtgggagttcttaactggccaacactccgctccatacaacatggccggactgactgccaccctgtagaatttgcctttaagcttgggcggcaccttcttatcacacaacacccccgaagattgcttccacttcatccatcccgtcccaatacggtgcgagacatcctcgtcaatctcaccgttaccctgaatcacggacccgagatacttgaaactatccctcttacataccacctgtgattctaacttcactaccacctcattctccagcctcacgtcattaaacttgcattccaaatactctgtcttgctcctactcaacctgaaccctttagactcgaGAGTTTTGTTGTTTAATATGTACTCACTTTTCATAATTATATATTTGTGATGACTCTTTGTTTACTGTGTGACAGAAGAGAAGAGGTAAAATAGAAAAGAGGTAACAATgaaagataaagataaagttCTGGAGGCTCTGAAAAACAAGGCTGTTGATTTGGTAACTACTCACACTCTTTACTTTATTAAAATTCTTTGTGTTGCTTTCACTCTTAATTGAAGTTAACTCTGGGACCTAAGGTTTCAATTTTGATTCTCGAGAATGGATAATTTCTTTGTATAAGGAGGCACAGATTCAAAAAGCCTAaagaacagaaaaagaaaaagttttcaTGAGGATGATGGCATACTCTCTGTTTTTTTGTTGATTATGTTTACATTGATTGTCAATTTACTTTAAGTCTTTCCTGTCATATAAACTTCAAAAAAAGATTATGCAAAATTGACTTACTGAGTACAATAGAGCGGAGTGGATATAAGTGTTCTGATTGTACTAGATTGGGATTTGAGTTATTATTAcggagtattattatttttttggtttctgaGTTCTCATTATCATAACTTTGgtaccctttttaaaatattagttGATGTGTATAGGTTTTTTGATTAGGAATTTATATTATTGTTTGTGTGAACAGGAAAACATACCACTAGAGGAGGTTTTCCAGAATCTAAGGTGTAACATAGAGGGGGCTTACTTCCCAAGATGCTCAGGTGAGACTTGAGATTTTTGGTTATAATAAGCTTGAAGAGAAGcatgtatacatacatatttcTCTCTGTTTTTGGTATTTATTTAAAAACTATTGAGTATGTATGCATTTTGTGACTGAATTTTTGAAAATGCAGGAAGTAAATTCCTCAAGTTTCTAGCTGTTCTCTTATTTGTTTCAGGAATTGGACTATTTAGTCGGGGCTGTTTCAACAAAGAGGCCATTTACAGCTATTGTGGGTGGTTCAAAGGTTTCGTGCAAGATTGGAGTGATCGAGTCACTCTTGGAGAAATGTGATATATTGCTCTTGGGTGGAGGTATGATCCTTACATTCTACAAGGCTCAGGGTCTTTCAGTTGGTTCCTCCTTGGCCGAAGAAGACAAACTAGACCTTGCCGAGTGAAAGCAGTTAGGGAACAAATGTCTTATTTTATGAGCTCCTCTCTCCCTTGCCTTTACCCCCAAAAACCAAATACGCATGTAGGTTACACCGTTGCAATTTGTCAGATTGTATGACACCCAAAATCACATTATAGTATTTGGAGCTAGAGTCACGTTTCCTTAAAACATGTTCAGTTTGTGGTAATTATAGGCAGATTTAAACCTATTTCCCCATCCAACAGGTTGAAACCAGGACGCTTGCAGAAGTCCATGAGGTTTTAGAATATGCATCTCAAACAAAGACTTCGCTGACTAGGATAATGCTGGACAATATGGTTATACCATTATCTAACGGGGATGTTGAGGTATCCATGCTTAAGGAGGCCGTAGATTTGATCAATGGGAGGTTTGAGACAGAGGTAACTCCAAATTATATTTTCAGATATAACTGCTTCACACAAGTTTCAGTATATAAAAGATTAGTGTGATGCAATGCCTCGACTTTTCTCAATTGTAAGTATTCATTATTGGTCACTGGACTCGCTACACATAACAACAGTTGTCTCTATGATTATTAAGATTGTGAAACTTAATGACATGTGAGTTTTCTAAGGCAAGATACAAAGTATTTTTTCCTGATTTTCTCCTAGTCCGATCATATTGTCTTAGTCGTAGACACAATGCAAGAAATGAAACAATTAGACATCGGGGATGTTCCTCCAAGTAGCTTAAATGTCATCCAGTCAAATCTATCCAGACCAACACTGTGCTTCAGCAGTGCGATCCAATAAGTGCACTCATTTCAACTGAATTCTTGAAGTCAAAAACAATggaaagaaacaacaacaacaacaaacccagtgtattcccacatagtgaggtctggggagggtaagatgtacgcagtccataccactacctccggagaagtagcaaggctgtttccgatagacccccggagAAACCTTCAAATAAAATTCTGGGACTTCTTTACCTAATGGAGAATTAAAAGGAAACAAGAACATGTCATATCATTGTTATCTGCTCTATACAAAAACATTTAAGCTTGACATATCCTGGTTCACTGGTTCATTCGGGAATGAGGAATAGTTGTTTGCTGTTTGGTTTTTGTACTTTAGAAGGTCTAATATTTGTTTCGTCCAGTAATGATATTTTGATAGAAGTATCTGTCTTTTGTTTTAGTCGCATATGTATTAGGCACACGAATGTTTGTTATGATACTTACATCATACATTTATGAATGTTTGCTGCGATGACCTAACGCATTCTGTGAAAGCACTTGACATTTCCCTGAAAATTGATACAGAGCTAGCCCTTGAAGTTGGATGACGTACAAAACGAGCATGACCAACATTTATTCTTTGTTGTAGACTCAAAAGATTAGAAGCAGCGGTATAGCACAAAGAGCAAATAAGATTCATTCTACTAATGTCAAAGTGACCACCTTTTGACCAGCCAAAAAGATGAAAGTTTCTGGAATATTTTGTTTGGCTTTATTCCAATTAACTGCTTGAGTTGACATCTCATAGCTTGCTTTCATATTAAAAGCTTGGTGTATGTGAAGTTGTGCTTTTCTTCGGgccaagggtctatcggaaacaacctctctactaaGGGGTAAGGTAATCTTCAATTAACTAAACAGATGTGTATTTCTATGCTTTTATGTAGAAAATATGTTGTAGAACTAAATTACTCGCAGATGTTAATCGTACTAAACCAGTTTTGCGTTCAGCTCTCTTTGGTCCTTTCATTTGCTTTCCTCTCGCTAACAGGTTGATCCTTGTTGCAGTAGTAAAGTGACAGAAATTACAACTACATACCCAGCGTAAAAAGCTTGTTGCGTCTCTTTAACAATTTTGGAGgttttgtttgtaatttttttaaaaatttagactatcataatgattaaaaattttgtattttcatattaATTATGTGATGCAGTCTATATCACTTTGTCtgaatatatatttgttttttctaatttttatttatttgagtaaATATTTTTAGAGTATTGATCTTATGATTATATCTGTGATAAAATTTCATTGTGATTAATTGCATGTTAAACAGTGACGATAATATCATCGTTgctaattttttgaattattagttACAAAAACTATTgtcacaattaaatataaaattttgtagctaaaacttACAATATGATAGCTTCAAACTTTAATTTGTTGACCATATTCAATTTCGGTCTACTTAAAATGTTTCTCATATGTACAAGATTAACACACTTTCATACCTTCCgaaaaattcattcaataagtTCACTTCAACTTTAACACTTAGATTGAGTCTTGTTTTCTATAGCTATatcaatatataattaattttctatACTCATAAAAACAGCCAAAGATCAATTTATATTTAGCtacaaattttttgataaaattatagTCACTGAATCATAGATTaattagagacaataaaatgagcgtcactaattgtttatagtattagtgacaaaatttaaggtcacaattaaatatcaaatttttgtagttaaaacttacaatatttaactaCGAATTTTAATTTGTCGCTATTGCgacaacttattttttatgatgaatttttttttgtgactaaaattataactaattcaagacaaaaaatagtTTGTCACGAATTGGATTCATtattagagacaataaaatgagcATCACTGATTGTTTATAGTCTTAGTGACAAAAATTTAGatcacaattaaatatcaaattttgtagctaaaacttataatatttaaCTACAAACTCTAATATGTCGCTATTGTGATAACTTGTTTTTtgtgatgaattttttttcttgtgtctaaaattataactaattcaaGACAAAATAGTTTGTTACGAATTGAATCCATTATTGGTGATAAAAAAGGGTGTCACTAAAAACTTAAAATTCGTCCTAATGATACTCAATAGAATGGggccaaaatattttttggtgggaaattTTAGAGGATAAAATTTTGCTACGAAAGTTTACGTTTCGTCACTAAAAGTATGTGCTTCATGTATCTAGATACGAAATGTAATTTTCGTCATAAAAGATGAACAATTAGTGACGAATTTCATCTTGTAGCTAATAATTTATAGctatatattaattttgttgtAGTGATCCCATAACTGGCATCAAGGGAGGATAGTGTGTACACACACGTTACTCCTACCTTGTAGAGTAGTTGTTTTCAATACATCCTCAGCTTATAAGCTCGAAATGAAAAACTTCCCTCAAAGATGAGCAGCTTTCAAATAAGTTCATCTTATAGCAAGAAATATCCCAAATCAGAGAACGAGGAGGCTCAGAGCATGGAGAAGAAAACTAGAAAGAGTAACAGGAGAGAATCCTCGGCTACATCTTTATTCTCGATTGGTTCACCTTCATATGGAAGTTTCACTACATATGAGAGAATTCCTGCCAAGCATGTGAGTGTATTTAACTTGATATATTATATCTTCGTTGGAACTGAAACAGTCCTTTTTGAATAGCCAAATTTGTTCTCTTACTTGTATAGTTTCTACATTTTCCTTGTGAAATTTTAGTCAAGTGAAGGAGAAGAAGTCATCACGACTGTAAGACGCGCGAGCAGAATTAGAAGATGAAGATTCTGAAGTCATGTCACTGCTACATTGACAACTGAAGGAAAATTGCTCTTTGCTACTCAGCAAATCAGTGTTATACCTACTGACTTTAATTGAAGTGATTTAAGTGTGATTTGTAGGACTTTAATGTTTTAATTAGTTAGC is from Capsicum annuum cultivar UCD-10X-F1 chromosome 5, UCD10Xv1.1, whole genome shotgun sequence and encodes:
- the LOC124898468 gene encoding nicotinate-nucleotide pyrophosphorylase [carboxylating], chloroplastic-like, producing the protein MKDKDKVLEALKNKAVDLELDYLVGAVSTKRPFTAIVGGSKVSCKIGVIESLLEKCDILLLGGGMILTFYKAQGLSVETRTLAEVHEVLEYASQTKTSLTRIMLDNMVIPLSNGDVEVSMLKEAVDLINGRFETEVDPCCSSKVTEITTTYPA
- the LOC107870649 gene encoding myosin-4, with translation MMQPHAWRPQRGLPETFVSVLRSWLSEYFLHSGVSGSGKTKTAKFAIGYLVMISGGNNKERLTEIYFSAEGGIAVLTNKHSRVVQLARGERSCHIFYQLCPGAPSALRDKLKLKGASEYNFLNQTESLVIHNVDDAKKFHMLVKALTLWGFLKETKNMLFRWLRLCYGWET